From the genome of Frankiaceae bacterium:
CGGCGGCGTCGCGAAGTACGTCTTCACGGCGTTCGCCCTCGCCGTCCTCGCCCTCGGGCTGTGGGTCGTCTTCGTCTTCGCGGCGGACGAGGGGCCGCGGATCTCGTTCCGTACGCTCGCCGTGCAGGTCGGCGACCCGGAGGAGGTCGTGGTGACGTTCGAGGTCACGAAGGACCCGGCGCTCACGGCCGAGTGCCAGGTCACCGCGACCGGCGACGACCGCGAGATCGTCAACCGCCTCACCGGCATCCGCATCCCCGCGGGCACCGAGCCGACCACGACGCACACGGTCACGGTGCGCACCGACCAGAGGGCGACGGACGCGACGGTCACGTACTGCGCGGTAACGGGGGGTCCGTGACGGGTACGACCCTGCTAGCGTCGAGCATCGATGACCAACGAGACGCGGGGAGCGTTCGCGTGACCGACAGCACCGTCGCCGAGACCTGGCTGACCCAGGAGGCGTACGACCGCCTCCAGGCAGAGCACGACCGCCTGGTGGCAGGCCGCCCCGAGGTCTCCAAGATGATCGAGAAGGCCCGCGAGGAGGGCGACCTCCGCGAGAACGGCGGCTACCACGCGGCGAAGGAGGAGCAGGGCAAGCAGGAGGCCCGCATCCGCCAGCTCGAGCAGCTGCTGCGCACCGCGCGCGTCGGCGAGGCGCCGACGTCCGAGGGCGTCGCGGGGCCCGGCATGGTCGTCACGGTGCGCTTCGCCGGCGACGACGACACGGAGCGCTTCCTGCTCGGCTCGCGCGAG
Proteins encoded in this window:
- a CDS encoding DUF4307 domain-containing protein; this encodes MAETSETPDGGVAKYVFTAFALAVLALGLWVVFVFAADEGPRISFRTLAVQVGDPEEVVVTFEVTKDPALTAECQVTATGDDREIVNRLTGIRIPAGTEPTTTHTVTVRTDQRATDATVTYCAVTGGP
- the greA gene encoding transcription elongation factor GreA, producing the protein MTDSTVAETWLTQEAYDRLQAEHDRLVAGRPEVSKMIEKAREEGDLRENGGYHAAKEEQGKQEARIRQLEQLLRTARVGEAPTSEGVAGPGMVVTVRFAGDDDTERFLLGSREDHVAGGLEIYSANSPLGKALTGRKVGETVTYDLPNGKSMKVELVDAAPYTG